The Citrifermentans bemidjiense Bem genome window below encodes:
- a CDS encoding LemA family protein, with product MDPLSLFVLILLALIVLTVLYAISSYNSLVKLRNQFKNAFSQIDVQLKRRYDLIPNLVETAKAYMTHERETLEAVITARNQAAASVKQAAGAPGEARAMAQLAGAENVLTGALGRLFALAEAYPDLKANQTMMQLSEEITSTENRVAFARQAFNDSVTGYNTSCEVFPASIIAGYFGFKQASLLEIKEAEREAPRVSFAKG from the coding sequence ATGGACCCACTTTCCCTCTTTGTTCTGATACTGCTCGCCCTGATCGTCCTCACCGTGCTGTACGCGATCTCCAGCTACAACTCGCTGGTAAAGCTGCGCAACCAGTTCAAAAACGCCTTCTCCCAGATCGACGTGCAGTTGAAAAGGCGCTACGACCTGATCCCGAACCTGGTAGAGACGGCGAAGGCGTACATGACCCACGAGCGGGAAACACTGGAGGCTGTTATCACCGCTAGGAACCAAGCGGCGGCGTCGGTAAAACAGGCGGCGGGAGCCCCCGGGGAAGCGCGCGCAATGGCGCAGCTGGCAGGCGCCGAGAATGTCCTCACCGGGGCCCTGGGCAGGCTCTTTGCGCTCGCCGAGGCCTACCCAGACCTCAAGGCAAATCAGACCATGATGCAACTGAGCGAAGAGATCACCTCGACGGAGAACCGGGTCGCCTTCGCCCGCCAGGCCTTCAACGACTCCGTCACCGGCTACAACACCTCTTGCGAAGTCTTCCCTGCCTCCATCATCGCCGGCTACTTCGGATTCAAGCAGGCGAGCCTTTTGGAAATAAAAGAGGCCGAGCGCGAGGCGCCGCGCGTTTCCTTCGCCAAAGGCTAA
- a CDS encoding flavodoxin family protein, which produces MKIIAINGSPRKKWNTATLLEKALEGAASAGAETELIHLYDLNYKGCISCFACKLKGGKSYGKCAMRDELTPVLDRIAAADAFVLGSPVYFGTVTGEMHSFMERLLFQYLVYSNPPTTLFPRRIRTGFIYTMNVSEEIMKQYSYPIHIGLNEGVLARNFAACETLCANETLQFEDYDKVVFNYFDPAQRRERYQKQFPEDCKKAFALGARLVQP; this is translated from the coding sequence ATGAAGATAATCGCGATCAACGGCAGCCCGAGGAAAAAGTGGAACACGGCAACCCTGCTGGAGAAGGCTCTCGAAGGGGCGGCTTCGGCCGGTGCCGAGACGGAACTGATTCATCTGTACGACTTGAACTACAAGGGATGCATCAGCTGCTTCGCCTGCAAGCTCAAGGGTGGCAAGAGCTACGGCAAGTGCGCCATGCGGGACGAGCTCACCCCTGTGCTGGATAGAATCGCCGCTGCCGACGCCTTCGTACTCGGCTCCCCGGTGTACTTTGGAACGGTGACCGGAGAGATGCACTCGTTCATGGAGCGGCTCCTCTTCCAGTACCTGGTGTACAGCAACCCGCCGACGACGCTCTTTCCCCGCCGCATCCGCACGGGGTTCATCTACACCATGAACGTCTCCGAAGAGATCATGAAGCAGTACTCCTACCCTATCCACATCGGCCTCAACGAGGGGGTCCTCGCACGTAACTTCGCCGCCTGCGAAACGCTCTGCGCCAACGAGACGCTGCAGTTCGAGGACTACGACAAGGTGGTCTTCAACTACTTCGATCCGGCGCAAAGACGCGAACGGTACCAGAAGCAGTTTCCCGAAGACTGCAAGAAGGCGTTCGCGCTCGGCGCGCGGCTGGTGCAACCATGA
- a CDS encoding REP-associated tyrosine transposase, which produces MPRIARGLNDGFIYHVLNRGNSREEVFHKQGDYYSFVKLLTESMEQFDVRIFAYCLMPNHFHILVEPEKGEALSKFMQWLTTCHVRRYHQHYGTSGHVWQDRFKSFIVQNDVHLLTVARYIEGNPVRAGLVKSAKDWRWSSHRDRLKGAGNGTISDLPIALPDAWSSYTDLPLTSIELEKLRKSVAKRAPFGEEEWVHKTSEQHGLSSTLKGQGRPKKVMKIQS; this is translated from the coding sequence ATGCCGAGGATAGCCAGAGGTCTGAATGACGGCTTCATCTACCATGTGCTTAACCGTGGCAACAGCAGGGAGGAAGTCTTTCATAAACAGGGAGACTACTACTCCTTCGTAAAGCTGCTAACGGAATCAATGGAACAATTCGATGTGAGGATCTTTGCATACTGCCTCATGCCAAACCACTTTCACATATTGGTAGAACCGGAAAAGGGTGAGGCATTGAGCAAGTTCATGCAATGGCTCACCACCTGCCATGTCAGACGGTATCATCAACACTACGGAACAAGCGGCCACGTATGGCAAGACAGGTTCAAAAGCTTTATCGTACAGAACGATGTGCACCTACTGACAGTTGCCCGCTATATTGAGGGAAACCCCGTTCGCGCGGGGTTGGTCAAATCAGCAAAAGATTGGCGGTGGTCATCACACCGGGACAGGCTAAAAGGTGCCGGAAACGGAACAATAAGCGATCTTCCTATAGCGCTGCCCGATGCGTGGTCTAGCTACACAGATTTACCGCTGACAAGCATTGAGCTAGAAAAACTCCGTAAAAGCGTGGCGAAGCGTGCTCCGTTCGGCGAGGAGGAATGGGTGCACAAAACCAGTGAGCAGCATGGGCTGAGTTCGACCCTCAAAGGGCAGGGAAGACCTAAAAAAGTAATGAAAATACAGTCTTAG
- a CDS encoding cysteine hydrolase family protein — translation MSQATMESEAENATCLILVDLQNDYFPGGSMELVGMVEATANAKLLLEQARKSGTPVIHIQHIAARPGATFFVPGTDGAEINPVAEPVAGESIVVKNFPNSFRGTSLLELLAARQVKDLVICGAMSHMCIDATTRAAFDLGFNCTVVADACATRDLQFQGRTVKAADVHASFMAALAIPYAKIVTTKEMVHQI, via the coding sequence ATGAGCCAGGCAACGATGGAGAGCGAAGCAGAGAACGCAACTTGCCTGATCCTGGTCGACCTGCAAAACGATTACTTCCCAGGCGGCAGCATGGAACTCGTAGGGATGGTGGAAGCCACCGCCAACGCGAAGCTCCTACTGGAGCAGGCGAGAAAGAGCGGGACCCCGGTCATCCATATCCAGCACATCGCCGCGCGCCCGGGTGCGACCTTCTTCGTGCCCGGCACCGACGGCGCCGAGATCAACCCGGTGGCGGAGCCTGTGGCCGGCGAATCGATCGTGGTCAAGAACTTCCCCAACAGCTTCCGCGGTACTTCGCTTCTTGAGCTGCTCGCGGCCCGGCAGGTGAAGGACCTGGTGATCTGCGGGGCGATGAGCCACATGTGCATAGACGCGACGACCAGGGCGGCGTTCGATTTGGGCTTTAACTGCACCGTCGTCGCAGACGCCTGCGCTACCAGGGACCTGCAGTTCCAGGGACGGACGGTCAAGGCTGCCGATGTGCACGCCTCCTTTATGGCTGCGCTTGCGATCCCTTATGCCAAGATAGTCACCACAAAGGAGATGGTGCATCAAATCTAA
- a CDS encoding MFS transporter, which produces MTSSEESTKVAIRQVFGLPVIVAALGYFVDIYDLVLFSIVRVPSLKGIGLSGQELIDKGVFLLNMQMAGMLLGGILWGVLGDRKGRLKIMFGSIFIYSIANLANGMANSIEAYAFLRFMAGVGLAGELGAGITLVSEVLHRSIRGYGTMIVATVGVSGAILANIVAKEFDWRTAFVIGGILGLMLLLLRVAVAESGMFKGMESKEVAKGNFLALFTSRDRFGRFMNSILIGLPSWFVVGVLITFSPEFARALAVQGPVNAGNAVMYCYMGLVAGDLVSGLLSQLLKSRKKVVLLFLLLTVAAVAGYFSAAKVTAGSFYIICGLLGFGIGYWAIFVTVAAEQFGTNLRATVATTVPNFVRGMTIPITMLFQAARKVLGLEMGALAVGALCLVIALISLSLLQETFHKDLDYFEEYL; this is translated from the coding sequence ATGACATCCAGTGAAGAGAGCACGAAAGTGGCAATTCGGCAGGTATTCGGCTTGCCGGTGATAGTGGCGGCCCTCGGGTACTTCGTCGACATATATGACCTGGTACTGTTCAGCATCGTCAGGGTCCCGAGCCTGAAGGGGATCGGGCTCTCCGGGCAAGAACTGATCGACAAGGGGGTGTTCCTGCTCAACATGCAGATGGCGGGCATGCTGCTGGGCGGCATCCTCTGGGGGGTCCTCGGCGACAGAAAGGGTCGCCTCAAAATCATGTTCGGCTCTATCTTCATCTACTCTATAGCGAATCTTGCCAACGGCATGGCCAACTCCATCGAGGCCTACGCCTTTCTCCGTTTCATGGCTGGGGTGGGACTCGCCGGCGAACTCGGCGCCGGCATCACCCTGGTGAGCGAGGTGCTGCACCGCTCCATCAGGGGTTACGGCACCATGATCGTGGCTACGGTCGGGGTATCGGGAGCCATCCTCGCCAACATCGTCGCCAAGGAGTTCGATTGGCGCACCGCATTCGTCATCGGGGGCATCCTGGGGCTCATGCTCCTGCTGCTGCGGGTCGCCGTCGCGGAATCCGGGATGTTCAAGGGGATGGAATCAAAGGAAGTCGCCAAGGGAAACTTCCTCGCCCTCTTCACCTCGCGCGACCGATTCGGCCGCTTCATGAACTCCATCCTGATCGGCCTCCCCTCCTGGTTCGTGGTGGGGGTCCTGATCACCTTCTCCCCCGAATTCGCAAGAGCCCTCGCGGTCCAGGGACCGGTTAACGCAGGCAACGCCGTCATGTACTGCTACATGGGGCTCGTGGCCGGAGATCTCGTGAGCGGGCTCTTGAGCCAGCTGCTGAAAAGCCGCAAGAAAGTGGTGCTCCTTTTCCTGCTGCTCACGGTCGCGGCAGTGGCCGGATACTTCAGCGCCGCCAAGGTTACAGCCGGCTCCTTCTACATCATCTGCGGACTCCTTGGCTTCGGTATCGGCTACTGGGCCATCTTCGTCACCGTGGCGGCCGAGCAGTTCGGAACCAACCTGAGGGCCACCGTCGCCACTACCGTCCCCAACTTCGTGCGCGGCATGACCATCCCCATCACCATGCTGTTCCAGGCGGCGAGAAAGGTCCTCGGACTGGAAATGGGCGCCTTGGCCGTCGGGGCGCTTTGCCTCGTCATCGCGCTGATAAGCCTCTCCCTGCTACAGGAGACTTTCCACAAGGACCTCGACTATTTCGAGGAGTACCTTTGA
- a CDS encoding CsgG/HfaB family protein: MNGWYWGNIVFGGVIGLLIVDPATGAMWKMDDTLMVPLSPTVVAKAPAPAAAGAKEPEVKIAAAVDANAPALSVDKKLHLAKNDTIAVLPFTIHAAQNKYDHMSQGFSDDLTCYLMKSEDIKIIDRNTVDKALSEIKSSNSGILDTTTAQNIGKAIGAKFVILGNVEVIDSEANVICRVIKVETCENVLSEKVTGNAANILQLRDQLGQKMNQRLVTL; the protein is encoded by the coding sequence ATGAACGGTTGGTACTGGGGCAACATTGTGTTCGGGGGGGTGATAGGGCTGCTGATCGTCGACCCCGCCACGGGCGCGATGTGGAAGATGGACGACACCCTCATGGTCCCACTTTCTCCGACCGTTGTGGCAAAGGCCCCGGCTCCTGCCGCAGCAGGCGCCAAAGAACCTGAAGTCAAGATCGCCGCAGCGGTTGACGCCAACGCTCCCGCACTCAGCGTCGACAAGAAGCTGCACCTGGCCAAAAACGACACCATCGCCGTCCTGCCCTTCACCATCCACGCCGCCCAAAACAAGTACGACCATATGAGCCAAGGTTTCTCCGACGATCTCACCTGCTACCTCATGAAAAGCGAGGACATCAAGATCATCGACAGGAACACGGTCGACAAGGCTCTCAGTGAGATCAAGTCCAGCAACAGCGGGATCTTGGACACTACCACCGCGCAAAACATAGGGAAGGCGATCGGCGCAAAGTTCGTCATTCTCGGCAACGTGGAGGTCATCGACAGCGAGGCCAACGTCATCTGCCGCGTGATAAAAGTGGAGACCTGCGAGAACGTCCTCTCCGAGAAAGTGACGGGGAACGCCGCCAACATCCTGCAGTTGAGAGATCAACTGGGACAAAAGATGAACCAACGGCTGGTCACGCTGTAG